The following proteins are co-located in the Deltaproteobacteria bacterium genome:
- a CDS encoding amidohydrolase gives MGGNNMADNIAVFDCDGHIIESIPEMVPFMDPIDREVALHPTRNRQGVFASLDNIHYPRNVKKSGEVEAPRRPRVDASSHRKGSGEDWVAFLEKASVEQAVLFPSEGLAAGFFQQADYATRICRAFNDYVSERYRKVDKRLHPMGLIAMQDVKEAKKELRRLVVDLKLPGAMLPSRGLPLHLGHDYYLPIYEEAANLGCVLGIHGGSGIGLGQDTFTDPWASRVLRHPMPLALEFVALVYHGVMDRYKDLRIGFFEGGCAWVLLLKDRMDRDDNVYTTSTGHARSLNDYLSSGQVLVGCEGNEWILPYVLQQCGNDAFSYASDYPHEVDLVAAKEMIHGTVERPDLTMAQKAAVLGGNAKRFFRL, from the coding sequence ATGGGAGGTAACAACATGGCAGACAATATCGCCGTCTTCGATTGTGACGGACACATCATCGAGTCGATTCCGGAAATGGTCCCGTTCATGGACCCAATCGACCGCGAAGTGGCGCTCCATCCGACGCGCAATCGCCAGGGTGTGTTCGCGAGCTTGGACAATATTCACTATCCGCGCAATGTGAAAAAGTCCGGCGAGGTGGAAGCACCGCGCCGCCCGCGCGTCGACGCGAGTAGTCACCGCAAGGGCTCGGGCGAGGATTGGGTCGCGTTCTTGGAAAAAGCCTCAGTGGAGCAGGCGGTCTTGTTTCCCTCGGAAGGGTTGGCGGCCGGGTTCTTTCAGCAAGCGGACTACGCAACCCGCATCTGCCGTGCTTTTAACGACTATGTGTCCGAGCGCTACAGGAAGGTCGACAAGCGGCTCCATCCGATGGGTTTGATCGCGATGCAGGACGTCAAAGAAGCGAAAAAAGAATTGCGCCGGCTGGTGGTCGATTTGAAACTGCCGGGCGCCATGCTGCCGTCGCGCGGCTTGCCGCTGCATCTTGGCCACGATTACTACTTGCCAATTTATGAAGAGGCGGCGAACCTCGGCTGTGTGTTGGGCATTCACGGTGGCTCGGGCATCGGCCTGGGGCAGGACACATTCACCGATCCTTGGGCGTCGCGTGTGTTGCGCCATCCGATGCCGCTGGCGTTGGAGTTTGTCGCGCTCGTCTATCACGGCGTGATGGACCGCTATAAAGACCTGCGCATCGGCTTTTTCGAAGGCGGCTGCGCTTGGGTGTTGCTGCTCAAGGACCGCATGGATCGCGACGACAATGTCTACACGACCAGCACAGGACATGCGCGCAGTTTGAACGACTATCTTTCGAGCGGCCAAGTTTTGGTCGGCTGCGAAGGCAACGAGTGGATACTGCCCTACGTGTTGCAGCAATGCGGTAACGACGCATTCTCGTACGCTTCGGACTATCCGCATGAGGTCGACTTGGTCGCCGCCAAGGAAATGATCCACGGCACCGTCGAGCGGCCGGATTTAACAATGGCGCAGAAAGCGGCGGTGTTAGGCGGCAACGCGAAGAGATTTTTCCGGTTGTAG
- a CDS encoding glycine/betaine/sarcosine/D-proline family reductase selenoprotein B gives MTKILHYLNQFFGGIGGEDKAGQDVVFRPHAVGIGAEIERSLPAHGVDYATLICGDNYFHEQENAALDAMGAAIDKFKPDFFIAGPAFNAGRYGIACAKVCSWVRDYWQIPTITGMHESNPGTQEIGRQVFVLQTGASTAAMAETLKRISSLLELVIKKDNKATEDFRAEHCLSIPRRFTVRTHKADYARAVDVMMAKLAGQPYEGEIPQFKSEAHKVPNLTGSLKDATIALVTEGGLVPRGNPDRLESSRGSRYFKYSVAGIDDLKAGQYQAMHTGYDTSTVDQDPDRIVPLDAMRALEKSQRFKTLHDQYYVTTGTGAMPSKMAELGAGIAGELVSSGVNAVILTAT, from the coding sequence ATGACAAAAATCCTCCACTATCTAAATCAGTTTTTCGGTGGCATCGGCGGCGAAGACAAGGCCGGCCAGGATGTCGTGTTTCGCCCCCACGCCGTCGGCATCGGTGCGGAGATCGAAAGGAGCCTGCCAGCGCACGGCGTCGACTACGCGACGCTTATCTGCGGCGACAACTATTTTCACGAGCAGGAAAACGCTGCCCTAGATGCCATGGGCGCGGCCATCGACAAATTCAAACCGGACTTTTTCATCGCCGGGCCGGCGTTCAACGCCGGCCGCTACGGCATCGCCTGCGCCAAAGTTTGTAGCTGGGTGCGCGATTATTGGCAGATTCCAACCATCACCGGCATGCACGAGAGCAACCCCGGCACGCAGGAGATCGGCCGGCAGGTTTTCGTTCTGCAAACCGGCGCATCGACAGCGGCCATGGCGGAGACTCTCAAGCGGATTTCGTCGCTGCTGGAGCTGGTAATCAAGAAAGATAACAAAGCCACAGAGGATTTCCGTGCCGAGCATTGCCTGTCGATTCCGCGCCGTTTCACCGTGCGCACCCACAAAGCCGATTACGCGCGCGCCGTCGACGTCATGATGGCCAAACTCGCCGGTCAGCCCTATGAGGGTGAGATTCCGCAGTTCAAATCCGAAGCGCATAAGGTTCCCAATCTCACCGGCAGTCTCAAGGACGCGACAATCGCACTCGTCACCGAAGGCGGGTTAGTTCCTAGAGGTAATCCGGATCGGTTGGAGAGCTCGCGCGGCTCGCGCTACTTCAAATATTCGGTCGCCGGGATAGACGATCTCAAAGCCGGGCAGTATCAAGCCATGCACACCGGCTATGACACCTCCACGGTCGACCAAGACCCGGACCGCATCGTGCCGCTCGATGCCATGCGCGCGCTGGAGAAATCGCAGCGCTTCAAAACACTGCACGACCAATATTACGTCACCACCGGCACCGGCGCCATGCCGAGCAAAATGGCCGAGCTCGGCGCCGGCATTGCAGGTGAGCTAGTCAGCTCCGGAGTGAATGCTGTTATCTTAACAGCCACGTGA
- a CDS encoding DTW domain-containing protein, translating into MCSARWEDLRPHVTVNLKAYREQRERFCRAALPLRHRCTTCLQPEFACYCAWIEKVDLNIDFVILIHPKEVKKRRITTGRMAHLCLENSRLWMGHRFNDDHRVNALLGDANRHCVLLYPSARAANLSIMSADGLRSFVPSGKRLTVFVVDGTWSTAKKTVNQSPNLKGLPHFTFEMAAPSAFRVRLQPRLECLSTIEAIYQAALALSPAVGLDPAAQLPNRLLSLFSKVVERELRFAGARVAQRPEIFG; encoded by the coding sequence TTGTGCAGTGCGCGATGGGAAGATTTGCGCCCACATGTTACCGTGAATCTCAAAGCCTATAGGGAACAACGAGAACGATTTTGCCGAGCTGCCCTGCCTCTGCGGCACCGCTGCACGACCTGTCTCCAGCCCGAGTTTGCTTGCTATTGCGCGTGGATCGAGAAGGTCGATCTCAACATCGATTTCGTCATTTTGATTCATCCCAAAGAAGTCAAAAAACGGCGGATTACCACCGGACGTATGGCGCATTTGTGTTTGGAGAACTCGCGTCTGTGGATGGGGCATCGGTTCAATGACGATCATCGGGTGAACGCCCTCTTGGGCGACGCAAATCGCCATTGTGTGCTGCTTTATCCGAGCGCGCGTGCGGCCAATCTCTCGATCATGTCGGCGGACGGTCTGCGGAGTTTCGTTCCCAGCGGCAAACGACTCACGGTTTTTGTCGTCGACGGGACTTGGAGCACGGCTAAGAAGACGGTGAATCAAAGCCCCAACCTCAAAGGCCTGCCGCATTTTACCTTCGAGATGGCCGCTCCCTCGGCGTTCCGAGTGCGGCTGCAGCCGCGTCTGGAGTGTCTTTCAACAATCGAAGCGATCTACCAAGCTGCGCTGGCGCTGTCACCCGCCGTCGGTCTCGATCCGGCGGCTCAGTTGCCGAATCGACTGCTGTCGCTTTTCTCCAAAGTGGTGGAGCGGGAACTCCGATTCGCTGGGGCACGCGTGGCGCAGCGGCCTGAAATATTTGGCTAG
- a CDS encoding dienelactone hydrolase family protein, translated as MVGSVGKEAMKALLSLIFGCLLLSGCATTANVPVTSTTGAAEQIPTQTLKPDGAGPFPAVVIMYDCSGLGPRSSGSPMRWARELVDRGYVVALPDSFSTRGHPGGVCTNPSPSRNDVAPARRVADAYAILAFVRTLPYVDGARVGIMGGSHGGTTTLFSMVAAERESEPLAREKRDGFTAAIAFYPGCTGQIGQWRAVRQPKAATINYFGVYKSIAPLLILTGELDDWTPAEPCRRLSESARQAGNSVSIKIYPGAHHAFDSNTPVRFNPERVNANAPTGRGATTGGDRDAWDDSAREVMAFFGQHLKKSPK; from the coding sequence ATGGTCGGGTCGGTTGGAAAGGAAGCTATGAAAGCTTTGCTCAGTCTCATTTTTGGTTGTTTGTTGCTTTCCGGTTGTGCGACCACCGCCAATGTGCCGGTCACCTCTACTACCGGTGCTGCCGAGCAAATTCCCACGCAAACGTTGAAGCCGGATGGAGCAGGCCCGTTCCCTGCGGTGGTGATCATGTACGATTGCAGTGGCTTGGGGCCGCGCTCGAGCGGTTCGCCAATGCGCTGGGCGCGGGAGTTGGTGGATCGAGGATACGTCGTCGCGCTGCCGGACAGCTTCTCGACGCGCGGTCATCCTGGGGGCGTTTGCACTAACCCATCGCCGAGCAGAAACGATGTCGCGCCTGCACGCAGAGTAGCAGATGCCTATGCGATATTGGCTTTTGTCAGAACGTTGCCCTACGTCGATGGCGCGCGCGTCGGCATCATGGGCGGCTCGCATGGTGGCACGACGACGTTGTTCTCGATGGTCGCCGCGGAGCGGGAGAGCGAGCCCCTCGCACGAGAAAAGCGCGATGGCTTTACAGCGGCGATAGCGTTCTACCCCGGCTGCACAGGTCAGATCGGCCAGTGGCGCGCCGTGCGCCAGCCCAAGGCCGCCACAATCAACTACTTTGGTGTGTATAAGTCGATAGCGCCGCTCTTGATTCTAACCGGCGAGTTGGACGACTGGACGCCTGCCGAACCTTGCCGCAGGCTGAGTGAGAGCGCGCGCCAAGCGGGCAACTCGGTATCGATCAAGATCTATCCCGGCGCGCATCATGCCTTCGACAGCAACACGCCGGTGCGATTTAATCCGGAACGCGTTAACGCCAATGCCCCCACGGGGCGCGGCGCCACCACTGGCGGCGACCGTGACGCGTGGGACGATAGCGCCCGCGAAGTGATGGCGTTCTTTGGGCAGCATCTCAAGAAATCGCCGAAGTGA
- a CDS encoding formamidopyrimidine-DNA glycosylase — translation MPELPDISIYIEALEARLLHQPIEKIRLGNPFFLRSFDPPIRAAEGKQIIGFHRIGKRIVFELEGELFLVFHLMITGRFHWKKRGVAIPRKYGHAALDFPMATLLLTEMGTKKRASLHVVKGRENLRAHNPGGLEIFEIDLNIFRAALTRENHTLKRTLTDSHVFSGIGNAYSDEILHRAKLPPIKQTKHLSEDEIERLFHATRDCMAEWIERLRQDTGSEFPERVTAFRDDMAVHGKYRKPCPVCGSPVQRIVYAENETNYCPTCQTGGRLLADRSLSRLLKDDWPRTLEEMEEGKR, via the coding sequence ATGCCCGAGCTCCCCGACATCTCCATCTACATCGAAGCGCTAGAAGCGCGCCTGCTCCATCAGCCCATCGAAAAAATCCGCTTGGGCAATCCGTTCTTCCTGCGCTCCTTCGACCCGCCGATCCGCGCCGCCGAAGGAAAGCAGATCATTGGATTTCACCGCATCGGCAAGCGGATCGTCTTCGAGCTCGAAGGCGAACTCTTCCTGGTCTTCCACTTGATGATCACCGGGCGATTTCATTGGAAAAAGCGCGGCGTGGCGATCCCCCGCAAGTACGGCCATGCGGCGCTCGATTTTCCGATGGCGACGCTGCTCCTAACCGAGATGGGCACCAAGAAACGCGCCTCGCTGCACGTGGTCAAAGGCCGCGAGAATCTCAGGGCCCATAATCCCGGCGGATTGGAGATTTTCGAGATTGATTTGAATATCTTTCGCGCCGCGCTCACGCGCGAGAATCACACATTGAAACGAACTCTGACCGACTCCCATGTTTTCAGCGGCATCGGCAATGCCTACTCCGACGAAATCCTGCACCGAGCGAAGCTACCGCCAATCAAACAAACCAAGCATCTGAGCGAAGATGAAATCGAGCGGCTATTTCACGCCACACGCGATTGCATGGCGGAATGGATCGAGCGGCTGCGCCAAGACACGGGCAGCGAATTTCCCGAGCGGGTCACCGCCTTCCGCGACGACATGGCGGTGCACGGCAAATATCGCAAGCCCTGTCCGGTGTGCGGCTCGCCAGTGCAGCGGATTGTCTACGCCGAAAACGAGACCAACTACTGCCCAACCTGCCAAACCGGCGGCAGGCTGCTCGCCGACAGAAGTCTATCGCGCCTGCTCAAGGACGATTGGCCGCGCACGTTGGAGGAGATGGAAGAAGGAAAACGATAG
- the pyrR gene encoding bifunctional pyr operon transcriptional regulator/uracil phosphoribosyltransferase PyrR — protein MAKNNRNNKKKRLLNAAQVRAIFERFSREMMRHYGNLDQVVFIGVRTRGPYVAKRLAERIKKRHGKEIPIGEMDITLYRDDLNALLPGGTIDHTKIPFDIANKIVVLFDDVLNTGRTVRAAVDHLIDLGRPRMIHLAVMVDRGGRELPIAANYVGKKINLKSGGHVEVRLKEVDKVDEVLVG, from the coding sequence ATGGCGAAAAATAATCGGAACAATAAGAAGAAGCGTCTTTTGAATGCGGCTCAGGTGCGCGCCATCTTCGAGCGCTTCAGCCGCGAGATGATGCGCCACTACGGCAACCTCGATCAGGTCGTCTTCATCGGTGTGCGCACCCGCGGACCCTACGTTGCCAAACGCTTGGCTGAAAGGATCAAGAAGCGCCACGGCAAAGAGATCCCCATCGGTGAGATGGACATCACGCTCTATCGCGACGATTTGAACGCGCTCTTGCCCGGCGGCACCATCGACCACACCAAAATTCCCTTCGACATCGCCAATAAAATTGTCGTGCTCTTCGACGATGTTCTGAACACCGGCCGCACCGTGCGCGCCGCCGTCGATCACTTGATCGACCTTGGGCGCCCGAGAATGATTCACCTCGCCGTGATGGTCGACCGCGGCGGCCGCGAGCTGCCCATCGCCGCCAACTACGTCGGCAAAAAGATCAACCTCAAGTCCGGCGGCCATGTCGAAGTGCGGTTGAAAGAAGTCGACAAGGTGGACGAAGTTTTAGTGGGATAA
- a CDS encoding M20 family metallo-hydrolase: protein MRRVAEKQTASPPSYPAINQRRLMRDLNAIGRIGIGNRGGVTRLVFSIKELRSRQVLIHLMRQAGLKIHIDGIGNIFGRYDGDDARAPAVVAGSHLDTVIHGGKYDGPVGVIGALEAIRTISENNIPVRSPLEVVCFVGEESSRFGFSTLGSSLVAGEVHPKDLAHAVDAQGTKLADVLSSLGISAKNLHGIKRDPKSLKAYLELHIEQGPILEAIGKRIGLVTAIAAPSRFRVIFTGQADHSGTTPMHMRKDALVAAALFIEQVEKICRKYSSMAKGRVVGTVGAMKLEPGVINAVPGRAELQVDIRSTSAQSKARVTRLVKQCAEAIGRKRNLGVETLTIREEDPVPLDKRLLRLTRAICDAKELVYEIMPSGAGHDAMQMAKITPAGMIFIPSQRGISHNPLEWSAPEDIALGTQLLMETMIKVANE from the coding sequence ATGCGACGCGTTGCAGAAAAACAAACAGCTTCGCCGCCATCTTATCCCGCCATCAACCAGCGCCGCTTGATGCGCGATTTGAATGCCATCGGCCGCATCGGCATCGGCAATCGCGGCGGCGTCACCCGTTTGGTTTTCTCGATCAAAGAGCTGCGCAGCCGCCAAGTGCTGATTCATCTCATGCGCCAGGCGGGCTTAAAAATCCACATCGACGGCATTGGTAATATCTTCGGCCGCTACGACGGGGACGACGCCAGAGCGCCCGCGGTCGTTGCCGGCTCACACTTAGATACCGTCATTCATGGCGGCAAGTACGACGGCCCAGTCGGCGTCATCGGCGCCTTGGAAGCGATCCGCACGATCAGCGAAAACAACATTCCGGTCCGCTCGCCGCTCGAAGTCGTCTGCTTCGTCGGCGAAGAGTCGAGCCGCTTTGGCTTTTCGACCCTCGGCAGCAGCTTGGTCGCCGGCGAAGTGCATCCGAAAGACCTGGCGCATGCCGTCGACGCCCAGGGAACAAAACTTGCCGACGTGTTATCGAGTCTCGGCATCAGCGCAAAAAATCTCCACGGGATAAAACGCGATCCAAAGAGTCTCAAAGCCTATCTCGAGCTGCACATCGAACAGGGACCGATTCTCGAAGCCATCGGCAAACGCATCGGCTTGGTTACGGCTATAGCTGCACCGAGCCGCTTCCGGGTGATCTTCACTGGCCAGGCCGACCATTCCGGCACGACGCCGATGCACATGCGCAAAGACGCGCTGGTGGCTGCCGCCTTGTTCATCGAGCAGGTGGAAAAAATCTGCCGCAAGTATTCGTCCATGGCCAAGGGCCGGGTCGTCGGCACCGTCGGCGCGATGAAGTTGGAACCCGGGGTGATCAACGCCGTGCCAGGGCGCGCGGAGTTACAGGTGGATATTCGCAGCACTTCGGCGCAATCGAAGGCCCGCGTGACACGCTTGGTTAAGCAATGCGCCGAAGCGATCGGGCGCAAACGAAACCTCGGCGTTGAAACGTTGACCATCCGCGAGGAAGATCCGGTGCCCCTCGACAAACGCTTGCTGCGCCTGACGCGCGCGATCTGCGATGCCAAAGAGCTGGTCTATGAGATCATGCCGTCGGGCGCCGGCCACGACGCCATGCAGATGGCCAAGATCACGCCGGCCGGCATGATCTTCATTCCAAGCCAGCGCGGCATCAGCCACAACCCGCTTGAATGGAGCGCGCCCGAAGATATCGCGCTCGGCACCCAACTATTGATGGAAACGATGATCAAAGTCGCCAATGAGTAG
- a CDS encoding amidohydrolase, translating into MALQIIDADGHINDQSCGPEIAQYMPKGNQMAALFPEFDHHHFRYLKQNRRATGNPSPEAWTEFLEETGISWTVLYPTAGLAVGRIMAPDWAVVACRAYNTWLYEKYLSKNPRLKGVALIPFQDVDAAVLELRRAVKELGMLGGMLPSNGDAIQGHFGNKVYWPLYEEAEKLGCGLAVHVGALHHMGMDAFTTYYPVHALGHPFSLMIQCGAMISHGVFQRFPNLRVAFLEGGATWVPFMMDRLDRSYHPGHVQMDVNGNLIGGPQPGQKASEYLKELMRAGRIFVGFDCDDDGLNTAVAKGGRQSFMFGSDFPHEVFDAAKCRHEIDELLGRDDLSQQDKEAVLGDNALRFYRLGL; encoded by the coding sequence ATGGCACTGCAAATTATCGATGCCGACGGCCATATTAACGACCAGTCCTGCGGTCCGGAGATCGCCCAATACATGCCCAAGGGCAATCAGATGGCCGCTCTGTTCCCGGAATTCGACCATCACCATTTTCGCTACTTGAAACAGAACCGCCGCGCTACGGGTAATCCATCGCCCGAAGCTTGGACAGAATTTCTCGAAGAGACCGGCATCAGCTGGACGGTGCTTTACCCGACGGCGGGCCTCGCGGTGGGCCGCATCATGGCCCCCGACTGGGCGGTGGTCGCCTGTCGGGCGTACAATACCTGGCTCTATGAAAAATATTTGAGCAAGAACCCGCGCCTCAAAGGGGTCGCTTTGATACCGTTTCAGGACGTCGATGCAGCAGTGTTGGAACTGCGCCGCGCGGTGAAAGAGCTCGGCATGCTGGGCGGCATGCTGCCGTCGAATGGCGATGCGATCCAAGGCCACTTCGGCAACAAGGTTTATTGGCCGCTCTACGAAGAGGCCGAGAAGCTTGGCTGCGGTTTAGCCGTGCACGTCGGCGCGCTGCACCACATGGGCATGGATGCGTTTACGACTTACTATCCGGTGCACGCCCTCGGCCATCCGTTCAGCTTGATGATTCAATGCGGCGCCATGATCAGCCATGGCGTCTTTCAACGCTTCCCCAATTTACGCGTGGCGTTTCTCGAAGGCGGCGCTACCTGGGTGCCGTTCATGATGGACCGCTTGGATCGTTCGTACCACCCGGGCCATGTGCAGATGGACGTTAACGGTAACTTGATCGGCGGGCCGCAGCCGGGGCAAAAGGCCAGCGAGTATCTCAAGGAACTGATGCGCGCGGGGCGTATTTTTGTCGGCTTCGACTGCGACGACGACGGCTTGAACACCGCGGTGGCAAAAGGCGGGCGGCAGTCGTTTATGTTCGGCAGCGACTTCCCGCACGAAGTCTTCGATGCGGCGAAATGCCGCCATGAAATCGACGAGCTGCTCGGGCGTGATGATCTCTCCCAACAAGACAAAGAAGCGGTGTTGGGTGACAACGCGCTGCGGTTCTATCGGCTGGGATTGTAG
- a CDS encoding tripartite tricarboxylate transporter permease, giving the protein MELFSNLLLGLSVAVTPANLLYCLLGVFLGTAIGVLPGLGPTATIAMLLPVTFALPPVTSLIMLAGIYYGSQYGGSTTSILVNLPGEAASVVTTLDGYQMAKQGRAGPALTTSAIGSFFAGTVATFLLALFAPPLAEVALKFGPADYFSLMVLGLVASVVLAQGSLLHAIGMVVLGLLLGLIGTDVTSGAQRYTFGIPELADGIGFVTVAMGMFGLGEIIRNLENESERSVVIAKITSLMPTKEDWKRIVAPILRGTVIGSAMGILPGSGSILGSFAAYSIEKKISKNSAQFGKGAIEGVAAPESANNAGAQTSFIPMLTLGIPSNPVMALMVGAMIIQGIQPGPSVLTEQPKLFWGIIASMWVGNLFLVILNLPLIGMWVKMITIPYQLLFPAILVFCGIGVFSLNNSTFDIYLMALFGVLGYLLSKLGCEPAPMLLAFILGPLMEEYLRRAMLLSRGNPWVFVQRPISATLLVLSVLAMCTVLIPAFGKTREGLKD; this is encoded by the coding sequence ATGGAACTATTTTCCAATCTGCTGCTCGGCCTCTCGGTGGCGGTAACACCCGCCAACCTGCTCTACTGCCTACTCGGGGTATTTTTGGGGACGGCCATCGGTGTGTTGCCCGGCCTCGGGCCGACGGCCACCATCGCGATGCTGTTGCCGGTCACCTTCGCGCTGCCACCGGTTACTTCTCTCATCATGCTCGCCGGCATCTACTACGGTTCGCAATACGGCGGCTCGACGACTTCGATCCTGGTCAACCTGCCCGGTGAAGCGGCCTCGGTTGTAACCACGCTCGATGGTTATCAAATGGCCAAACAGGGGCGCGCCGGTCCGGCGCTCACCACCTCGGCCATTGGTTCTTTCTTCGCCGGCACGGTGGCGACTTTTCTGCTCGCGCTCTTCGCGCCGCCGCTTGCCGAAGTCGCGCTCAAATTTGGCCCGGCAGATTATTTTTCTTTGATGGTCCTCGGCCTCGTTGCCTCGGTCGTGCTGGCGCAGGGCTCGCTGCTGCACGCCATCGGCATGGTCGTCTTGGGCTTGCTGCTCGGCTTGATCGGCACCGACGTCACTTCCGGCGCCCAGCGTTACACTTTCGGCATCCCCGAGCTGGCCGACGGCATCGGCTTTGTCACCGTCGCCATGGGCATGTTCGGCCTGGGCGAGATCATCCGCAATTTGGAAAATGAATCGGAACGGTCGGTGGTGATCGCCAAGATCACCAGCCTCATGCCGACTAAAGAAGATTGGAAGCGCATCGTCGCGCCGATCCTGCGCGGCACGGTGATCGGCTCAGCCATGGGCATTTTGCCCGGCAGCGGCTCGATCTTGGGCTCCTTCGCCGCCTACTCAATTGAAAAGAAAATTTCCAAGAACAGCGCCCAGTTTGGCAAGGGCGCCATCGAAGGCGTTGCCGCGCCGGAGTCGGCGAACAACGCCGGCGCGCAGACTTCGTTCATTCCGATGCTGACGTTGGGCATTCCATCCAACCCCGTCATGGCGCTGATGGTTGGGGCGATGATTATTCAAGGCATCCAGCCGGGCCCGTCGGTGCTCACCGAGCAGCCCAAGCTTTTCTGGGGCATCATCGCCTCCATGTGGGTCGGCAATCTGTTCTTGGTGATTTTGAATCTGCCGTTGATCGGCATGTGGGTGAAGATGATCACCATTCCCTATCAGCTGCTCTTTCCGGCGATTTTGGTCTTCTGCGGCATCGGCGTTTTCAGCCTCAACAACAGCACCTTCGATATTTATCTGATGGCGCTTTTCGGCGTGTTGGGCTACCTGCTTTCGAAGCTCGGCTGCGAGCCGGCGCCGATGCTGCTGGCGTTTATCCTCGGTCCACTGATGGAGGAATACCTGCGCCGCGCCATGCTGCTGTCGCGCGGCAACCCGTGGGTGTTTGTCCAACGGCCGATCAGCGCGACGCTGCTCGTGCTTTCGGTGTTGGCGATGTGTACGGTTCTGATCCCCGCGTTTGGCAAAACGCGGGAAGGGCTGAAGGATTAG
- a CDS encoding tripartite tricarboxylate transporter TctB family protein: MIRSAKDLWAGAIYLFFGAAAILIARDYSMGTALRMGPAYFPSLLGGLLLLIGAISIIRSFFTSGTPIGAFSARGLAFVIISVLVFGLTVRGLGLAVALPILALVSALGSKRFRWQPALLMAAGLTVFCVLVFLKGLGIPLPIFGPWLGGG; this comes from the coding sequence ATGATTCGAAGCGCTAAAGATTTATGGGCCGGCGCGATTTATCTGTTTTTCGGCGCGGCCGCGATTTTGATCGCGCGAGACTACTCGATGGGCACAGCCTTGAGAATGGGGCCGGCTTATTTCCCGTCGCTGTTGGGCGGCTTGCTGCTATTGATCGGGGCCATCTCGATCATCCGCTCGTTTTTTACCAGCGGCACGCCCATCGGTGCCTTCAGCGCTCGAGGACTCGCCTTCGTCATCATATCGGTGCTTGTTTTCGGCCTAACGGTACGCGGCCTTGGTTTGGCGGTGGCTCTGCCCATCCTCGCGCTGGTCAGCGCTCTGGGAAGCAAGCGTTTTCGCTGGCAGCCGGCGCTTTTGATGGCCGCGGGCTTAACGGTCTTTTGCGTGCTGGTATTTTTGAAGGGACTCGGCATCCCGCTGCCGATATTCGGCCCTTGGCTTGGCGGCGGCTGA
- a CDS encoding tripartite tricarboxylate transporter substrate binding protein BugD, which yields MTTKIFGLIAAALLLTSSPAAAQKYPDKVITVVVPFTAGGPTDTVARLVAQPMTRTLKTQIIVENVGGAGGTIGANRVARAAPDGYTLFLHHIGHSTAPSLYRKLPYDSVNDFEPIGLINEVPMTIIARKDLPPKDLKELIAYIKANKDKVTYGNAGIGAASHLCGMLFMSTIETDLTTVPYKGTADVMKDLLGGQIDMSCDQTTNTTSQIKADKIKVYGVTTKTRLASLPKVPTVDEAGLKGFEVSVWHGLYAPKGTPKPISETLTKSLQAALKDNLVKERFADLGTEPVAEKRATPEALRAHLKAEIDKWAPIIKKAGIYAD from the coding sequence ATGACGACCAAAATATTTGGGCTAATCGCTGCGGCTTTGCTGCTGACATCGTCACCGGCAGCCGCGCAAAAGTATCCTGACAAGGTCATCACCGTGGTTGTGCCGTTCACGGCGGGAGGACCCACCGACACGGTGGCTCGCCTGGTGGCCCAGCCCATGACTAGGACGCTGAAAACCCAAATCATCGTTGAAAACGTCGGCGGCGCCGGCGGCACGATTGGCGCCAACAGGGTAGCGAGGGCAGCGCCCGATGGCTATACCCTCTTCCTGCATCATATTGGCCACTCCACCGCGCCATCGCTCTATCGCAAGCTGCCCTACGATTCGGTCAACGATTTTGAGCCGATCGGTTTGATCAACGAAGTGCCGATGACGATCATCGCCCGCAAGGATTTGCCCCCTAAAGATCTGAAGGAGCTGATTGCCTATATTAAGGCGAACAAAGACAAAGTCACCTACGGCAACGCCGGCATCGGCGCGGCATCGCATCTGTGCGGTATGCTGTTCATGAGCACCATCGAGACCGACCTCACCACGGTTCCGTACAAAGGCACGGCCGATGTGATGAAAGACCTCCTGGGCGGCCAGATCGACATGTCTTGCGACCAGACCACCAATACAACCAGTCAGATCAAAGCCGACAAGATCAAGGTCTACGGTGTGACCACCAAGACTCGCCTGGCCTCTTTGCCAAAGGTGCCAACCGTCGATGAAGCCGGGCTCAAAGGCTTCGAGGTCTCGGTCTGGCATGGACTCTACGCGCCAAAGGGCACACCTAAACCGATCAGCGAGACGCTGACCAAAAGCTTGCAAGCCGCCCTTAAGGACAATCTGGTCAAAGAACGCTTTGCCGACCTCGGCACCGAGCCTGTGGCGGAAAAACGCGCGACTCCCGAAGCGCTGCGTGCTCATCTGAAAGCTGAGATCGACAAATGGGCGCCGATCATCAAGAAGGCTGGGATTTACGCCGACTGA